A region from the Gossypium hirsutum isolate 1008001.06 chromosome A08, Gossypium_hirsutum_v2.1, whole genome shotgun sequence genome encodes:
- the LOC107928382 gene encoding iron-sulfur cluster assembly protein 1: MLRLASKRLLGLTSREIPSRPVQILPRLYHEKVIDHYNNPRNVGSFDKNDPNVGTGLVGAPACGDVMKLQIKIDEESGKIVDACFKTFGCGSAIASSSVATEWVKGKSMDEVLTIKNTEIAKHLSLPPVKLHCSMLAEDAIKAAVKDVELKRAKLKGNSSADAANAPIEKAADA; this comes from the exons ATGTTGAGGCTGGCGTCGAAACGGTTGCTTGGGCTAACGTCAAGGGAGATCCCGTCACGGCCCGTTCAGATTCTGCCACGTCTTTACCACGAAAAGGTCATCGACCACTACAACAATCCCCGTAACGTCGGTTCCTTCGATAAGAACGATCCGAACGTCGGCACCGGTTTGGTCGGAGCTCCTGCTTGTGGCGATGTTATGAAGCTTCAAATCAAAATCGACGAGGAATCGGGGAAGATTGTTGATGCTTGCTTTAAAACATTCGGTTGTGGATCGGCGATTGCGTCTTCTTCTGTTG CTACTGAATGGGTGAAAGGGAAAAGCATGGACGAGGTTCTTACCATTAAAAACAC GGAGATTGCGAAACATCTATCACTTCCACCGGTTAAGCTGCATTGCAGTATGCTTGCAGAAGATGCTATAAAGGCAGCCGTAAAAGACGTGGAACTTAAACGTGCCAAGTTGAAGGGCAATTCAAGTGCTGATGCTGCTAATGCACCCATCGAGAAGGCTGCTGATGCCTGA